One window from the genome of Elaeis guineensis isolate ETL-2024a chromosome 5, EG11, whole genome shotgun sequence encodes:
- the LOC105045540 gene encoding two-component response regulator ORR3 — MAVVATETQYRVLAVDDNLLDRKLIERLLKTSSYQVTTVDSGSKALQFLGLQDDQSNSPPVSSDQHVINLVITDYCMPEMTGYDLLKRIKESSSLKDIPVVIMSSENVPSRINRCLEEGAEEFFLKPVQLSDMKRLKPHILKGKYKEQQQQEVLQNNNNTSSNNNSNKRKAMDDETSREMTRPRLTSSLTVL, encoded by the exons ATGGCTGTTGTTGCTACGGAGACTCAGTACCGTGTCTTAGCTGTGGATGACAACCTTCTTGACAGAAAGTTGATTGAGAGGCTCCTCAAGACCTCATCATACCAAG TTACTACAGTGGATTCTGGGAGCAAAGCTTTGCAATTCCTGGGTCTGCAGGATGATCAGAGCAATTCACCTCCTGTTTCTTCTGACCAGCAT GTTATAAATTTGGTTATCACAGACTACTGCATGCCTGAAATGACAGGCTATGATCTTCTCAAGAGAATTAAG GAGTCATCTTCTCTGAAAGACATCCCAGTTGTAATCATGTCATCTGAGAATGTGCCTTCCAGGATCAACAG ATGCTTGGAAGAAGGAGCAGAAGAATTCTTTCTGAAGCCAGTACAGCTCTCAGACATGAAAAGGCTCAAACCCCATATACTCAAGGGGAAATATAAAGAGCAGCAACAGCAGGAGGTGCTGCAGAACAACAACAACACCAGCAGCAATAATAACAGCAACAAAAGAAAAGCTATGGATGATGAAACTTCACGGGAGATGACAAGACCAAGATTAACGAGCAGCCTGACAGTCCTGTGA